The following proteins come from a genomic window of Lolium rigidum isolate FL_2022 chromosome 5, APGP_CSIRO_Lrig_0.1, whole genome shotgun sequence:
- the LOC124655632 gene encoding ent-kaurenoic acid oxidase-like, translating into MAISWAWLLGAVPLLFLAFWHATDAWYRAAFFLKHGKKSLPPGHMGVPFLGETLSLLWYFKHARRPDEFISAKKTAYGKAAGMYRTHLFGSPTIIACTPAANKFVLQSPENFGVQWPEPELVGHTSVVNVEGATHTRLRGFILAAINSPRSLRTIAAVVQPRVVAALASWADKGTIVAATEIKRVTFANICMMFISMEPSPLTEKIDEWFGNLVAGLRSFPLDFPGTTFHRARKCRRKLNAVFREELQARRKKAMATEAEDDDVMGGFMRMEDEQGKKLSDDEVVDNIVSLVVAGYESTASAITWATYHLAKSTDALSKLREENLTMRESKGGLSFITHDDIPKMKYTAKVVEETIRMANIAPMAHRVAKKEVEYNGYTIPKGWPVLVWVRSLHTDPNNFQDPLTFNPDRWDEPAKPGTYQVFGGGYRVCAGNMLARLQLTIMLHHLSIGYEWELLNPDAEISYLPHPKPVDGVAMTFRKLATK; encoded by the exons ATGGCGATCTCGTGGGCATGGTTGCTTGGCGCCGTCCCGCTCCTCTTCCTCGCCTTCTGGCATGCCACCGACGCGTGGTACCGCGCTGCCTTCTTCCTCAAGCACGGCAAGAAGAGCCTGCCACCGGGGCACATGGGCGTGCCTTTCCTCGGTGAGACGCTCTCGCTGCTCTGGTACTTCAAGCACGCGCGCCGCCCCGACGAGTTCATCAGCGCCAAGAAAACCGCGTACGGGAAGGCGGCGGGGATGTACCGGACGCACCTATTCGGCTCCCCCACCATCATCGCCTGCACGCCGGCGGCCAACAAGTTCGTGCTCCAGTCCCCCGAGAATTTCGGCGTGCAATGGCCCGAGCCGGAGCTTGTCGGCCACACCTCGGTTGTTAATGTCGAAGGCGCCACACACACCAGGCTCCGTGGGTTCATCCTCGCTGCCATCAATAGCCCCAGGTCGCTCCGGACCATTGCCGCTGTTGTGCAGCCGCGGGTCGTGGCTGCGCTTGCCTCATGGGCCGATAAGGGTACcatcgtcgccgccacggagaTCAAGAGA GTGACCTTTGCTAACATCTGCATGATGTTCATAAGCATGGAGCCCTCGCCCCTAACGGAGAAGATCGACGAGTGGTTCGGAAACTTGGTTGCTGGCCTCAGGTCATTTCCCTTGGATTTTCCAGGGACAACGTTCCATCGCGCTCGCAAGTGCCGGCGCAAGCTCAACGCGGTGTTCCGGGAGGAGCTGCAGGCTAGGAGGAAGAAAGCCATGGCGACCGAGGCCGAGGATGACGATGTGATGGGTGGTTTCATGCGGATGGAGGACGAGCAGGGGAAGAAGCTAAGCGACGACGAGGTGGTGGACAACATCGTTTCTCTCGTTGTCGCCGGCTATGAGTCCACCGCCAGCGCCATCACGTGGGCAACGTACCACCTAGCAAAATCCACCGACGCTCTCTCCAAGCTACGT GAGGAGAATTTGACGAtgagagaaagcaaaggtggtttGTCTTTTATCACACATGATGACATCCCGAAGATGAAGTACACGGCGAAAGTGGTAGAGGAGACAATCCGGATGGCCAACATCGCGCCGATGGCACACCGCGTGGCGAAGAAGGAAGTGGAGTACAACGGGTACACCATACCGAAGGGGTGGCCAGTTCTGGTGTGGGTTAGGTCCTTGCACACTGACCCCAACAACTTCCAAGATCCCCTCACCTTTAACCCCGACAGATGGGAC GAACCGGCCAAGCCAGGCACGTACCAGGTGTTCGGAGGAGGCTATAGGGTCTGTGCCGGTAACATGCTCGCGAGGCTGCAGCTCACCATCATGCTTCATCACCTGTCCATCGGCTATGA ATGGGAGTTGCTAAATCCTGATGCAGAGATCAGTTACCTTCCCCACCCGAAGCCAGTGGATGGTGTGGCCATGACCTTCCGTAAGCTTGCCACAAAATGA